From Nocardioides daedukensis, the proteins below share one genomic window:
- a CDS encoding glycerol-3-phosphate dehydrogenase/oxidase, with product MTSTVNPDAARIRAGIEGVASEVDLVVIGLGVTGAGVALDAASRGLSVLALDAFDIAFGTSRWSSKLVHGGLRYLANGQIGVARESAVERGILMERTAPHLTRAMPMLLPLMSSVSHGQATLAGVGFVAGDLLRRGAHTSADTLPGPRRISRTEVLAMAPGLRSAGLRGGLLSWDGQLEDDARLVIGIARTAAAHGADVRTRARVTSATGTSVEVRDERTGATTTVRAKRVINATGVWAGDLVDVKLKPSRGTHLVLRAATLPGVRTSLTVPIPGTSNRFALVLPQPDGTIYVGLTDEEIEGAIPDVPVPSESEIGFLLDVVAAAFDRPLRRSDVVGAYAGLRPLLDSDGSTADLSRKHAVLTSPTGVITVVGGKLTTYRQMAEEAVDATGLAPGLCRTRDLPLLGAAARPELALLEEHPRLVRRFGTEADLVLENAREVSGLSDEDLLAPIAPHLPATLAELIFGVTHEGAVDVADLLERRTRIALVPADVEPARPAAERALALVRSTPAQN from the coding sequence ATGACCTCCACAGTGAACCCCGACGCCGCACGGATCCGCGCCGGCATCGAGGGAGTCGCCTCCGAGGTGGACCTGGTGGTGATCGGCCTCGGCGTCACCGGCGCCGGTGTCGCCCTCGATGCCGCCTCCCGGGGTCTGTCGGTGCTCGCACTCGACGCGTTCGACATCGCCTTCGGCACCTCGCGCTGGTCGAGCAAGCTGGTGCACGGCGGGCTGCGCTACCTGGCCAACGGACAGATCGGCGTGGCCCGCGAGAGCGCGGTGGAGCGCGGCATCCTGATGGAACGCACCGCCCCGCACCTGACCCGCGCGATGCCGATGCTGCTGCCCTTGATGTCCAGCGTTTCGCACGGCCAGGCGACTCTTGCCGGCGTCGGCTTCGTGGCCGGCGACCTCCTGCGCCGCGGCGCACACACCAGCGCGGACACCCTGCCCGGCCCGCGCCGGATCTCGCGCACCGAGGTGCTCGCGATGGCTCCCGGCCTCCGCTCGGCGGGCCTGCGCGGAGGCCTGCTGTCGTGGGACGGGCAGCTCGAGGACGACGCCCGACTCGTCATCGGCATCGCCCGGACCGCCGCCGCGCACGGGGCCGACGTACGCACGCGTGCCCGGGTCACCTCGGCCACCGGGACCAGCGTCGAGGTCCGCGACGAACGCACCGGTGCGACGACAACGGTGCGGGCGAAGCGGGTCATCAACGCCACCGGCGTGTGGGCCGGCGACCTGGTCGACGTGAAGCTGAAGCCCAGCAGGGGCACGCACCTGGTGCTACGCGCGGCGACGCTGCCCGGGGTCCGCACCTCGCTCACCGTGCCGATCCCCGGCACCAGCAACCGCTTCGCGCTGGTCCTGCCCCAACCCGACGGCACCATCTATGTCGGGCTCACCGACGAGGAGATCGAGGGCGCGATTCCCGACGTCCCCGTGCCGTCCGAGTCCGAGATCGGCTTCCTGCTCGATGTCGTCGCGGCGGCGTTCGACCGGCCGCTGCGGCGCTCCGACGTCGTGGGCGCCTATGCCGGCCTCCGCCCGCTCCTGGACAGCGACGGGTCCACTGCCGACCTGTCGCGCAAGCACGCAGTCCTCACCTCCCCCACGGGCGTGATCACGGTCGTCGGCGGCAAGCTGACCACCTATCGCCAGATGGCCGAGGAGGCCGTCGACGCGACCGGGCTCGCGCCGGGCCTGTGCCGGACCCGCGATCTGCCGCTGCTCGGCGCCGCCGCGCGGCCCGAGCTGGCGCTCCTCGAGGAGCATCCGCGACTGGTACGCCGGTTCGGCACCGAGGCCGATCTCGTGCTCGAGAACGCCCGTGAGGTCAGCGGTCTCTCGGACGAAGACCTCCTCGCGCCGATCGCCCCTCACCTGCCGGCCACCCTGGCCGAGCTCATCTTCGGGGTGACCCATGAGGGCGCCGTGGACGTCGCCGACCTGCTGGAACGACGTACCCGGATCGCACTCGTGCCTGCTGACGTCGAGCCTGCCCGCCCTGCCGCAGAGCGTGCGCTCGCCCTGGTCCGCTCCACGCCCGCTCAAAACTGA
- a CDS encoding TetR/AcrR family transcriptional regulator: MTSTRHNDYLDAARASILDVGWKRTTLTDVARRADVSRMTIYRAWPDMQTLMADLMTREWTTVVAAVPTPPDQEPTPERIATGIVAAIDALRVNPLFRRILDLDPELLLPYLLDRRGRSQQAILELLTPRIAAGQAAGHIRGGNPELLARTILLTAHGLTLSAHTMAGEGIDEADLAAEFTALLTRGLAR, encoded by the coding sequence ATGACGTCTACTCGTCACAATGACTATCTTGACGCAGCCCGCGCATCGATCCTCGACGTGGGCTGGAAGCGCACCACCCTGACCGACGTCGCCCGTCGCGCCGACGTCTCCCGGATGACGATCTATCGCGCGTGGCCGGACATGCAGACGCTGATGGCCGACCTGATGACCCGCGAATGGACCACCGTCGTGGCCGCGGTCCCGACTCCGCCGGACCAGGAACCCACCCCCGAGCGGATCGCCACGGGCATCGTCGCCGCGATCGATGCGCTCCGGGTGAACCCGTTGTTCCGGCGCATCCTCGACCTCGATCCCGAGCTGCTGCTGCCCTACCTCCTGGACCGGCGAGGCCGCTCCCAACAGGCGATCCTCGAGCTGCTCACCCCGCGGATCGCGGCCGGTCAGGCCGCCGGTCACATCCGAGGTGGCAACCCCGAGCTGCTGGCCCGCACGATCCTGCTCACCGCCCACGGACTGACTCTCTCCGCGCACACGATGGCCGGCGAGGGCATCGACGAGGCCGACCTGGCTGCCGAGTTCACCGCCCTGCTGACTCGAGGGCTCGCACGATGA
- a CDS encoding FAD-binding oxidoreductase gives MTPEHTASEMHPSRWGDPAAATALPEATRGLVELALGVRDTPAASAVTLPAPSIDAAILDDFRRLLGDEHVLTEDDVRRLRTRGKSTPDLLKQRIGDLSDAPDAVVRPGSHDDVQAVIELAVRHHVALVPFGGGTSVTGGLVARREGFAGVLSLDLVRMKAAREVDTVSMTAVLEPGLRGPEAEALLAEHGLMLGHYPQSFQFASIGGFAATRSSGQSSAGYGRFDSMVVGLTVATPQGTLELGSAPANAAGPDLRELVLGSEGAFGVITAVKVRVKKVPAEKVYEAWQFASFAEGSDAMRHLAQNGLLPTVLRLSDENETAINLSSQDNVGGESVGGCLMIVGHEGASIAGRRALVTEALTSLGGTPAGEERGRAWAEGRFHAPYLRDSMLDVGVLVETLETATFWSNRDRLYTAVRDALSESLGEKSLVLCHISHVYETGCSLYFTVAAPQADDPLAQWDLAKQKASQAMIDAGATITHHHAVGTDHKPWLAQEIGPVGVSILRSVKAGLDPSGVLNPGVLIP, from the coding sequence GTGACCCCAGAACATACTGCCAGCGAGATGCACCCCTCCCGCTGGGGCGACCCGGCCGCCGCCACCGCCCTCCCGGAGGCGACTCGCGGGCTGGTCGAGCTGGCCCTCGGCGTCCGCGACACCCCCGCCGCCAGCGCGGTGACGCTTCCGGCCCCGAGCATCGACGCCGCGATCCTCGACGACTTCCGCCGCCTCCTCGGTGACGAGCACGTGCTGACCGAGGACGACGTACGCCGTCTCCGCACGCGCGGCAAGTCCACCCCGGACCTGCTCAAGCAGCGGATCGGCGACCTCTCCGACGCCCCGGACGCGGTGGTGCGCCCCGGCAGCCACGACGACGTCCAGGCGGTGATCGAGCTCGCCGTACGCCACCACGTGGCTCTGGTCCCGTTCGGCGGTGGCACCAGTGTCACCGGCGGACTCGTCGCGCGTCGCGAAGGATTCGCGGGCGTGCTCTCCCTCGACCTGGTCCGGATGAAGGCGGCGCGCGAGGTGGACACCGTCTCGATGACCGCCGTCCTCGAACCCGGCCTGCGCGGGCCCGAGGCCGAGGCACTGCTGGCCGAGCACGGCCTGATGCTCGGGCACTACCCGCAGTCGTTCCAGTTCGCCTCCATCGGCGGCTTCGCGGCCACGCGTTCCTCGGGCCAGTCCTCGGCCGGCTACGGACGCTTCGACTCGATGGTCGTCGGCCTCACCGTCGCCACGCCGCAAGGCACCCTGGAGCTCGGTTCCGCACCGGCCAACGCCGCGGGCCCGGACCTGCGCGAGCTGGTCCTGGGCTCCGAGGGCGCGTTCGGCGTGATCACCGCGGTCAAGGTGCGGGTCAAGAAGGTCCCGGCCGAGAAGGTCTATGAGGCATGGCAGTTCGCCTCCTTCGCCGAGGGCTCGGACGCGATGCGGCACCTCGCCCAGAACGGCCTGCTGCCCACCGTGCTGCGCCTCTCCGACGAGAACGAGACCGCGATCAACCTCTCCTCACAGGACAACGTGGGCGGGGAGAGCGTCGGCGGGTGCCTGATGATCGTCGGGCACGAGGGTGCCTCGATCGCGGGTCGTCGCGCGCTCGTCACCGAGGCGCTCACCTCGCTCGGCGGGACGCCTGCCGGTGAGGAGCGCGGTCGCGCCTGGGCCGAGGGACGATTCCACGCGCCCTACCTGCGCGACTCGATGCTCGACGTCGGCGTGCTGGTCGAGACCCTCGAGACCGCGACCTTCTGGTCCAACCGGGACCGGCTCTACACCGCGGTCCGGGACGCGCTGAGTGAGTCGCTCGGCGAGAAGTCGCTCGTGCTCTGCCACATCTCGCACGTCTACGAGACCGGCTGCTCGCTCTACTTCACCGTCGCCGCACCCCAGGCCGATGACCCGCTGGCCCAGTGGGACCTCGCCAAGCAGAAGGCCAGCCAGGCGATGATCGACGCCGGCGCCACGATCACCCACCACCACGCGGTCGGCACCGACCACAAGCCCTGGCTCGCCCAGGAGATCGGCCCCGTCGGGGTCTCCATCCTCCGCTCGGTCAAGGCCGGGCTCGATCCGAGCGGCGTGCTCAACCCGGGGGTGCTGATCCCGTGA